From Saccharothrix espanaensis DSM 44229, the proteins below share one genomic window:
- a CDS encoding DUF58 domain-containing protein, which translates to MSRAGRIREALTSGRGAHWHPTDALVRGAAVGVGLVVLGGLIHRVELVLFGAPLLLSTLVALVTTIGGKPDVRVRGLPRTGEVGAAKSVVDVDPGLGAEVLAIRLPAGGPGLGPVHLLPASAASIEVVLRRNAWGEGVDLRPDHLVAGPDGLFAHGPVTAPERGRVLLPLVHQLPAGLLPARARGLVGAHRTWRPGDSVELRDIRAFQPGDRLRRIDWRVSLRAGTLHVREHHAEADADVVLALDTRLDVEQDLGEWSVGAKGATTRSGGSLDLAVRAAASLAAGYLRQGDRVGLVDLGRPQLGVRAGAGRRQLLRLRNQLVVCARSAGWAQKPVLRAEQVPHGALVVVLSPFLDAEVVELTVHAARRGNVVLAVDVLPEGLRPDRSTEWGAATLKVLELEHEVRLEAMRRHGVPVVTWDARAAAISGALREAARPGRRR; encoded by the coding sequence ATGAGCCGGGCGGGGCGCATCCGGGAGGCGTTGACCAGCGGTCGGGGCGCGCACTGGCACCCGACCGACGCCCTGGTGCGCGGGGCGGCGGTGGGCGTGGGCCTGGTCGTGCTCGGCGGGCTGATCCACCGGGTCGAGCTGGTCCTGTTCGGCGCGCCGCTGCTGCTGTCGACGCTGGTCGCGCTGGTCACCACGATCGGCGGCAAGCCCGACGTGCGGGTCCGCGGCCTGCCCCGGACCGGCGAGGTGGGCGCGGCGAAGTCCGTGGTGGACGTCGACCCGGGCCTCGGCGCGGAGGTGCTGGCGATCCGGCTGCCCGCCGGCGGGCCGGGCTTGGGCCCGGTGCACCTGCTGCCCGCGTCGGCCGCGTCGATCGAGGTGGTGCTGCGCCGCAACGCCTGGGGCGAGGGCGTCGACCTGCGGCCGGACCACCTGGTGGCCGGGCCGGACGGGCTGTTCGCGCACGGGCCGGTCACCGCGCCCGAACGCGGGCGGGTGCTGCTGCCGCTGGTGCACCAGCTCCCGGCGGGCCTGCTGCCCGCGCGGGCCCGGGGCCTGGTCGGCGCGCACCGGACGTGGCGGCCGGGCGACTCGGTGGAGCTGCGCGACATCCGGGCGTTCCAGCCGGGGGACCGGCTGCGCCGGATCGACTGGCGGGTGTCGTTGCGGGCGGGCACCCTGCACGTCCGCGAGCACCACGCGGAGGCCGACGCGGACGTGGTGCTGGCGCTGGACACCCGGTTGGACGTCGAGCAGGACCTGGGCGAGTGGTCGGTGGGCGCGAAGGGCGCGACCACCCGGTCTGGCGGCAGCCTCGACCTGGCGGTGCGCGCGGCGGCGTCGCTGGCCGCCGGGTACCTGCGGCAGGGCGACCGGGTCGGGCTGGTGGACCTGGGGCGGCCGCAGCTGGGCGTGCGGGCCGGTGCCGGGCGGCGGCAGCTGCTGCGGCTGCGCAACCAGCTCGTGGTGTGCGCGCGGTCGGCGGGCTGGGCGCAGAAGCCCGTGCTGCGGGCCGAGCAGGTGCCGCACGGGGCGTTGGTGGTGGTGCTCTCGCCGTTCCTGGACGCGGAGGTGGTCGAGCTGACGGTGCACGCCGCGCGGCGCGGCAACGTGGTGCTGGCGGTGGACGTGCTGCCGGAGGGCCTGCGGCCGGACCGGTCGACCGAGTGGGGTGCGGCGACGTTGAAGGTGCTGGAGCTGGAGCACGAGGTGCGGCTGGAGGCGATGCGCCGGCACGGCGTCCCGGTGGTGACCTGGGACGCGCGGGCCGCCGCCATCTCCGGTGCGCTGCGCGAGGCGGCCCGGCCGGGGAGGCGGCGATGA